A section of the Humulus lupulus chromosome 2, drHumLupu1.1, whole genome shotgun sequence genome encodes:
- the LOC133818542 gene encoding protein DETOXIFICATION 3-like isoform X1, translated as MYIFLVMDLDSWSHIDNKSADKLLVKMLQSGMAGGLETLCGQAFGAEQFHKLGTYTYTAIISLTLICLPVCVLWNFMDKFLSLVGQDPLISTGVRCFSMWLIPALFASAILKPLTRYCQTQSSIVPMLLTTVVVLAFHIATCWILIYKLEIGKNGAAIAISLSTWLNVVLLGFYVMCSSVFEKTRIAFSKEAFLSVGEFYRYAVPSAVMVCLKWWSCELLILLSGLLPNPKLETSVLSICLTISTLHFTISYGVGVATSTRVSNELGAGKPEAARLAVWAAIFIATTEAATVSTILFLCRSFVGYAYSNEKQLVNYIAVMTPLICLSVFMDSLQAVLSGVARGSGWQHIGAYINLGAFYVAGLPMGIVLGFVLHLRGKGLWIGIVIGSAVQSTLLFFVTIFTNWKKQAVLAQHCSISRARAKNDEIKAELQTAQATLTAAQAALATSQKSEQGAKAALAAAQAGEQVAKATLTTTQEGEQAAKAASAALQAELEGAKAKKLEVEAAIQEEKKALTSSMESMLYHYWAFNQEGNFSFMAFKVWGHYLEKFKARIQQELQSETGEAFVASEQ; from the exons ATGTATATTTTTTTGGTCATGGACTTGGACTCATGGTCACATATTGATAATAAAAGTGCTGATAAGTTGCTTGTGAAAATGCTTCAGTCTGGAATGGCTGGAGGATTGGAAACTCTATGTGGGCAAGCATTTGGAGCAGAGCAATTCCACAAACTGGGAACATATACCTACACTGCCATAATCTCCCTCACATTGATTTGTCTCCCAGTTTGTGTGCTTTGGAATTTCATGGATAAATTTTTGTCTCTTGTAGGCCAAGACCCTCTAATATCTACTGGAGTTCGCTGTTTTTCGATGTGGCTTATCCCTGCTCTGTTCGCTTCTGCTATCCTCAAGCCTTTAACTCGCTATTGCCAAACTCAGAGCTCAATAGTTCCAATGCTTTTGACTACCGTTGTCGTTTTAGCTTTTCATATCGCCACATGTTGGATTCTTATTTACAAGCTGGAAATAGGTAAAAATGGAGCGGCTATAGCAATCAGTCTGTCTACTTGGTTGAATGTTGTGTTATTGGGGTTTTATGTTATGTGTTCTTCTGTCTTTGAGAAAACTCGGATTGCCTTCTCTAAAGAAGCTTTTCTAAGTGTTGGGGAGTTCTATCGCTATGCAGTCCCTTCTGCTGTAATGGTTTG TCTTAAATGGTGGTCATGTGAGCTGCTTATACTGCTCTCTGGTCTTCTACCGAATCCAAAGCTGGAGACTTCAGTGCTATCGATATG CCTAACCATCTCAACATTGCACTTCACCATATCATACGGAGTTGGAGTTGCTACAAG CACAAGAGTGTCGAACGAATTAGGTGCTGGTAAACCAGAAGCAGCGCGGTTAGCTGTTTGGGCAGCAATCTTTATAGCAACAACAGAGGCAGCAACTGTGAGCACTATTCTCTTCCTGTGTCGTTCTTTTGTGGGTTATGCTTACAGCAATGAGAAACAGCTCGTGAATTATATTGCTGTCATGACTCCTCTGATATGTCTCTCAGTGTTTATGGACAGCTTACAGGCTGTTCTTTCAG GAGTAGCTAGAGGGAGTGGGTGGCAACACATAGGAGCCTACATTAATCTTGGTGCATTTTATGTGGCTGGACTTCCCATGGGTATTGTTCTTGGTTTTGTTCTACATTTAAGGGGGAAGGGCCTTTGGATTGGAATAGTAATTGGTTCAGCAGTCCAATCAACTCTTCTTTTCTTTGTTACAATTTTCACCAATTGGAAAAAACAG GCAGTCCTGGCTCAACATTGCAGCATATCTCGGGCCAGGGCCAAGAATGATGAAATCAAGGCCGAGCTCCAGACTGCTCAAGCCACCTTGACTGCGGCCCAAGCTGCTCTCGCCACCTCTCAAAAGAGTGAACAAGGTGCCAAGGCTGCCTTGGCGGCGGCCCAAGCGGGTGAACAGGTGGCAAAGGCTACTTTAACCACGACACAAGAGGGCGAGCAGGCGGCAAAGGCTGCCTCGGCAGCCCTTCAGGCCgagctcgagggggccaaggCCAAAAAGTTGGAGGTCGAGGCGGCTATTCAAGAGGAGAAGAAGGCATtgacatcctccatggagagcatgttgtaccactactgggccttcaatcaggagggaaacttctccttcatggccttcaaagtgtgggggcactacctcgagaagttcaaggctcggatACAACAAGAGCTAcagtctgagaccggggaggcctTTGTCGCTAGCGAGCAGTAG
- the LOC133818542 gene encoding protein DETOXIFICATION 6-like isoform X2, with translation MYIFLVMDLDSWSHIDNKSADKLLVKMLQSGMAGGLETLCGQAFGAEQFHKLGTYTYTAIISLTLICLPVCVLWNFMDKFLSLVGQDPLISTGVRCFSMWLIPALFASAILKPLTRYCQTQSSIVPMLLTTVVVLAFHIATCWILIYKLEIGKNGAAIAISLSTWLNVVLLGFYVMCSSVFEKTRIAFSKEAFLSVGEFYRYAVPSAVMVCLKWWSCELLILLSGLLPNPKLETSVLSICLTISTLHFTISYGVGVATSTRVSNELGAGKPEAARLAVWAAIFIATTEAATVSTILFLCRSFVGYAYSNEKQLVNYIAVMTPLICLSVFMDSLQAVLSGVARGSGWQHIGAYINLGAFYVAGLPMGIVLGFVLHLRGKGLWIGIVIGSAVQSTLLFFVTIFTNWKKQAIKARERAFLKTSSSAGQ, from the exons ATGTATATTTTTTTGGTCATGGACTTGGACTCATGGTCACATATTGATAATAAAAGTGCTGATAAGTTGCTTGTGAAAATGCTTCAGTCTGGAATGGCTGGAGGATTGGAAACTCTATGTGGGCAAGCATTTGGAGCAGAGCAATTCCACAAACTGGGAACATATACCTACACTGCCATAATCTCCCTCACATTGATTTGTCTCCCAGTTTGTGTGCTTTGGAATTTCATGGATAAATTTTTGTCTCTTGTAGGCCAAGACCCTCTAATATCTACTGGAGTTCGCTGTTTTTCGATGTGGCTTATCCCTGCTCTGTTCGCTTCTGCTATCCTCAAGCCTTTAACTCGCTATTGCCAAACTCAGAGCTCAATAGTTCCAATGCTTTTGACTACCGTTGTCGTTTTAGCTTTTCATATCGCCACATGTTGGATTCTTATTTACAAGCTGGAAATAGGTAAAAATGGAGCGGCTATAGCAATCAGTCTGTCTACTTGGTTGAATGTTGTGTTATTGGGGTTTTATGTTATGTGTTCTTCTGTCTTTGAGAAAACTCGGATTGCCTTCTCTAAAGAAGCTTTTCTAAGTGTTGGGGAGTTCTATCGCTATGCAGTCCCTTCTGCTGTAATGGTTTG TCTTAAATGGTGGTCATGTGAGCTGCTTATACTGCTCTCTGGTCTTCTACCGAATCCAAAGCTGGAGACTTCAGTGCTATCGATATG CCTAACCATCTCAACATTGCACTTCACCATATCATACGGAGTTGGAGTTGCTACAAG CACAAGAGTGTCGAACGAATTAGGTGCTGGTAAACCAGAAGCAGCGCGGTTAGCTGTTTGGGCAGCAATCTTTATAGCAACAACAGAGGCAGCAACTGTGAGCACTATTCTCTTCCTGTGTCGTTCTTTTGTGGGTTATGCTTACAGCAATGAGAAACAGCTCGTGAATTATATTGCTGTCATGACTCCTCTGATATGTCTCTCAGTGTTTATGGACAGCTTACAGGCTGTTCTTTCAG GAGTAGCTAGAGGGAGTGGGTGGCAACACATAGGAGCCTACATTAATCTTGGTGCATTTTATGTGGCTGGACTTCCCATGGGTATTGTTCTTGGTTTTGTTCTACATTTAAGGGGGAAGGGCCTTTGGATTGGAATAGTAATTGGTTCAGCAGTCCAATCAACTCTTCTTTTCTTTGTTACAATTTTCACCAATTGGAAAAAACAG GCAATCAAGGCAAGAGAAAGGGCTTTCCTAAAGACATCTTCTTCGGCTGGACAATGA
- the LOC133818542 gene encoding protein DETOXIFICATION 2-like isoform X3 — translation MYIFLVMDLDSWSHIDNKSADKLLVKMLQSGMAGGLETLCGQAFGAEQFHKLGTYTYTAIISLTLICLPVCVLWNFMDKFLSLVGQDPLISTGVRCFSMWLIPALFASAILKPLTRYCQTQSSIVPMLLTTVVVLAFHIATCWILIYKLEIGKNGAAIAISLSTWLNVVLLGFYVMCSSVFEKTRIAFSKEAFLSVGEFYRYAVPSAVMVCLKWWSCELLILLSGLLPNPKLETSVLSICLTISTLHFTISYGVGVATSTRVSNELGAGKPEAARLAVWAAIFIATTEAATVSTILFLCRSFVGYAYSNEKQLVNYIAVMTPLICLSVFMDSLQAVLSGVARGSGWQHIGAYINLGAFYVAGLPMVLKAEKLGVGDM, via the exons ATGTATATTTTTTTGGTCATGGACTTGGACTCATGGTCACATATTGATAATAAAAGTGCTGATAAGTTGCTTGTGAAAATGCTTCAGTCTGGAATGGCTGGAGGATTGGAAACTCTATGTGGGCAAGCATTTGGAGCAGAGCAATTCCACAAACTGGGAACATATACCTACACTGCCATAATCTCCCTCACATTGATTTGTCTCCCAGTTTGTGTGCTTTGGAATTTCATGGATAAATTTTTGTCTCTTGTAGGCCAAGACCCTCTAATATCTACTGGAGTTCGCTGTTTTTCGATGTGGCTTATCCCTGCTCTGTTCGCTTCTGCTATCCTCAAGCCTTTAACTCGCTATTGCCAAACTCAGAGCTCAATAGTTCCAATGCTTTTGACTACCGTTGTCGTTTTAGCTTTTCATATCGCCACATGTTGGATTCTTATTTACAAGCTGGAAATAGGTAAAAATGGAGCGGCTATAGCAATCAGTCTGTCTACTTGGTTGAATGTTGTGTTATTGGGGTTTTATGTTATGTGTTCTTCTGTCTTTGAGAAAACTCGGATTGCCTTCTCTAAAGAAGCTTTTCTAAGTGTTGGGGAGTTCTATCGCTATGCAGTCCCTTCTGCTGTAATGGTTTG TCTTAAATGGTGGTCATGTGAGCTGCTTATACTGCTCTCTGGTCTTCTACCGAATCCAAAGCTGGAGACTTCAGTGCTATCGATATG CCTAACCATCTCAACATTGCACTTCACCATATCATACGGAGTTGGAGTTGCTACAAG CACAAGAGTGTCGAACGAATTAGGTGCTGGTAAACCAGAAGCAGCGCGGTTAGCTGTTTGGGCAGCAATCTTTATAGCAACAACAGAGGCAGCAACTGTGAGCACTATTCTCTTCCTGTGTCGTTCTTTTGTGGGTTATGCTTACAGCAATGAGAAACAGCTCGTGAATTATATTGCTGTCATGACTCCTCTGATATGTCTCTCAGTGTTTATGGACAGCTTACAGGCTGTTCTTTCAG GAGTAGCTAGAGGGAGTGGGTGGCAACACATAGGAGCCTACATTAATCTTGGTGCATTTTATGTGGCTGGACTTCCCATGG TACTTAAGGCTGAAAAACTAGGCGTAGGCGACATGTAA